TTAATTGCAAAGGGCGGCTTAGCGTTGGCTCAATTTGCTGGGCTAGGTTATGAATGGCTTGCTTTAAGTACTGCGCTTTTTGGCTATCACGGAATTCATCAACAAATTTCATGCTCGTACTCCCGAGGCTTCCATAGCATCAAGTTCTTGTTGCAATTCGCCCAATTCATCAAGGAGGCGCAAGGTGTGCAAGGCTTCTTCTTCATCAATGCGGCTCATCGCAAACCCTACATGCACGAGCACCCAATCACCCACGCATTGCTCAACAGTATGTTCCT
The genomic region above belongs to Thiofilum sp. and contains:
- a CDS encoding HypC/HybG/HupF family hydrogenase formation chaperone, whose amino-acid sequence is MCLGIPGQITAISDADKLMAKVNVSGIVREVNIACIVDEEHTVEQCVGDWVLVHVGFAMSRIDEEEALHTLRLLDELGELQQELDAMEASGVRA